The following proteins are encoded in a genomic region of Arachis ipaensis cultivar K30076 chromosome B02, Araip1.1, whole genome shotgun sequence:
- the LOC110268816 gene encoding uncharacterized protein LOC110268816 has protein sequence MATTKGCLVASTNRGSLKTQSTSIPSLSFSTNAMEGRISFLHLLPHNTHFVDSVAFVVVAVIVAEAVAEAVAAAAVMVAVAVIAEGLGGEEGEKGKRYCELKDWDLN, from the exons ATGGCCACCACCAAGGGCTGTTTGGTTGCAAGCACAAACAGGGGTTCCTTGAAGACCCAATCAACTTCGATTCCCTCACTGTCGTTTTCGACAA ACGCCATGGAAGGAAGAATTTCCTTTCTTCATTTACTCCCCCACAACACCCATTTTGTCGATTCTGTTGcgtttgttgttgttgctgtgattGTTGCTGAAGCTGTTGCTGAagctgttgctgctgctgctgttatGGTTGCTGTTGCTGTGATTGCTGAGGGTCTTGGgggagaggagggagagaaggGGAAGAGATATTGTGAATTGAAGGATTGGGATTTAAATTAG